One genomic region from Plasmodium berghei ANKA genome assembly, chromosome: 4 encodes:
- a CDS encoding WD repeat-containing protein 66, putative gives MKGENAPDESINLKFCYGINKSFSSVHVVKIKECKQNDVLIIYSSDNNIVMLVEKRQIIFRGHFNEITNLVKSYNNEYIVSCDKGFNSSIILWKLSNNTLVPIKKFEITNFQNDQIDKNILQINSEQNTLPYPNKTQVENNQVKENQNHGIGYECIDISFDNAYICALTERKIYNKKNIENGQAKIGHLNNNYDHAIKNDENKKCVYFQELIIFDINGGEKNKIVCRDKIFGKDKQNKIRFSNKYEIVTNSCSKLYIYKFDIKKKKINHYSPSLYKSNKIHEQLIFTETSFVQDSSTLLTGTTNGYLIIWDYSTIFINKTKNTIKQREYQKSLEIKKNVSINNIISYGNFIILGLDDGTVQVFDKQLKCYAWFKNQEIGAIKSISFESSNFQEDFFSWNSFILFTDKNIIKQIYPNNFNTWDNFYTYSNEIQNNAENTKSHQSSITKNSTSSIEENDLKHIKINPKNIKNDTSKITNKINEDKILLQFNSTYINCICINPMSNENIIYIGNTNGLIEIFDFDKNVTIDLIFLKDKEITSMVFSNNGEILSVGSKCGYIYLIKKNNFEIFFTSKDMKYEIAFLYFSHDDKVLISSSANGNIVIYKNNHNNTPTNSFSSDEISNWKFAYKIINNNDNILTDLKIVKNNNEEYIIAAITNNRHLIFYNYNFSENTVSISYISIEQVYTPTCISPTLYFYNRQILCICNDKRNVRFFDIETNKIIKTIILPFKNQNVKHFIHITDSPSQSEFLPNENNRLDINSISEYLHLEQIKHDFNKNQIFMLSLNEKMIVFTTSPIDSNCFRYIGIIVCSGNIKSIIYKNQSVIILSKNKIFYFNINTHTLKKYIESQSNTMQIFIEQLGGEKSKIYNQIVDSFYYCEIQKKKFQNKNEKHDIKKILNILSIEYIFASINIFLSKFEIQNIIQEYHFYYKYVIPLLNNYNILTGHNKIHQNYEQFINHSIQMGNLTLLNYKSNDDILLQNIYFVKPLPKYVYKNCKDTLIESQEDENKTDITMECENIFFNINAFIYTYFNFAIHEEINFEKVIEDIKNYYQKKNNKKTILCNDFLNILNNYGENMDQNEFKRIYQIFTENYNSLNMDEIFDFETLHDLVQ, from the exons atgaaaggAGAAAATGCCCCGGACGAATCTATCAATTTGAAGTTTTGTTatggaataaataaatcatttaGTAGTGTACATgtagtaaaaataaaagaatgtAAACAAAATGATGTGCTCATTATATACAGCtcagataataatattgttatGCTTGTTGAAAAAagacaaataatatttcgaGGGCATTTTAACGAAATTACAAATTTAGTTAAaagttataataatgaatatatcgTTTCTTGTGATAAAGGTTTTAATTCatcaattattttatggAAATTATCTAATAATACATTAGTTcccataaaaaaattcgaAATCACTAATTTCCAAAATGATCAAAtagacaaaaatatattgcaAATAAATTCTGAACAAAATACATTGCCTTATCCTAATAAAACTCAAGTTGAAAATAATCAAGTTAAGGAAAATCAAAATCATGGTATAGGATATGAATGTATTGATATAAGTTTTgataatgcatatatatgtgcattAACAgagagaaaaatatataataaaaaaaatattgaaaatggTCAGGCAAAAATAGgtcatttaaataataattatgaccatgcaataaaaaatgatgaaaataaaaaatgtgtgtATTTTCAAGagttaataatttttgacATTAATGGaggagaaaaaaataaaatagtttgtagagataaaatttttggaaaagataaacaaaataaaatacggTTTAGTAACAAATATGAAATTGTTACAAATAGTTgttcaaaattatatatttacaaatttgatataaaaaaaaaaaaaattaatcaTTATAGCCCGTCTTTGtataaaagtaataaaatacatgAACAGTTAATATTTACTGAAACATCTTTTGTCCAAGATTCTTCTACATTATTAACAGGCACAACTAATggatatttaattatatggGATTATAGtactatatttattaataaaacaaaaaatactatTAAACAAAGAGAATATCAAAAATCTTTagaaatcaaaaaaaatgtttctataaataatataataagctatgggaattttattatattggGATTAGACGATGGTACAGTGCAAGTTTTTGATAAGCAATTAAAATGTTATGCATGGTTTAAAAATCAAGAAATAGGTGCAATCAAATCCATATCATTTGAATCTTCAAATTTCCAAGaagattttttttcatggAACTCTTTTATTCTATTTactgataaaaatattattaaacaaatatatccaaataattttaatacttgggataatttttatacatattcaAACGAAATTCAGAACAATGcagaaaatacaaaatcaCACCAATCATCAATTACTAAAAATTCTACTTCTAGtattgaagaaaatgatttaaaacatatcaaaataaatcccaaaaacataaaaaacgATACTTCAAAAATAACgaacaaaattaatgaagataaaatattacTTCAATTTAATAGCACCTATATTAAttgtatatgcataaatcCTATGTccaatgaaaatataatatatattggtAACACAAATGGGTTAATTGAAATATTTGActttgataaaaatgtaactattgatttaatttttttaaaagacaAAGAAATTACATCCATGGTTTTCAGTAATAATGGTGAAATTCTTTCTGTAGGATCTAAATgtggatatatatatttgataaaaaaaaataattttgaaatattttttactagTAAAGATATGAAATATGAAAttgcatttttatattttagtCATGATGACAAAGTATTAATCTCAAGCTCAGCAAATGgaaatattgttatttataaaaataatcataataatacacCAACTAATTCTTTTAGTTCTGATGAAATATCCAACTGGAAATTTGcatacaaaattattaacaataatgataatatactcactgatttaaaaattgttaaaaataataatgaagaatatattatagCCGCTATTACAAATAATAgacatttaatattttataattataatttttctgaAAACACTGTCTCGATATCTTATATATCAATAGAGCAAGTGTACACACCAACATGTATATCCCCAaccttatatttttataatagacaaattttatgtatatgcaatgataaaagaaatgttcgtttttttgatatagaaacgaacaaaataattaaaacaataattttACCATTTAAAAATCAAAACGTTAAACATTTCATACATATTACAGATTCACCATCACAAAGTGAATTTCTTCCAAACGAAAATAATAGACTTGATATTAATTCAATATCTGAATATTTACACCTCgaacaaataaaacatgattttaataaaaatcaaatttttatgcttagtcttaatgaaaaaatgattgTATTCACTACAAGTCCAATTGACTCAAATTGCTTTAGATATATTGGGATTATTGTGTGCAGCggtaatataaaaagtattatatataaaaatcaaaGCGTCATCATAttaagtaaaaataaaatattttactttaatattaatactcacactttaaaaaaatatatagaatcTCAAAGCAATACAATGcaaatttttatagaaCAATTAGGCGGggaaaaaagtaaaatatacaatcaAATTGTAgattctttttattattgtgaaattcaaaaaaaaaaatttcaaaataaaaacgaaaaacacgatattaagaaaatattaaatattttatctattgaatatatttttgcctctataaatattttcttatctaaatttgaaatacaaaatataattcaaGAATACCATTTTtactataaatatgtaattCCCCtcttaaataattataatatattaactggtcataataaaatacacCAAAATTATGAACAGTTCATAAATCATTCTATTCAAATGGGAAATCTTACACTATTAAACTATAAATCAAATGATGATATTCTTCtccaaaatatatatttcgtTAAACCCCTTCCTAAATATG tatataaaaactGCAAAGATACACTTATTGAAAGCCAagaagatgaaaataaaacagaTATAACGATGGAatgtgaaaatatattttttaatattaatgcatttatatatacctattttaattttgcaattcatgaagaaataaattttgaaaaagttatagaagatataaaaaattattatcaaaaaaagaataataagaaaactattttatgtaatgattttttaaatatattaaataattatggaGAAAATATGGATcaaaatgaatttaaaagaatatatcaaatttttacagaaaattataattccCTTAATATGGATGAAATATTTGATTTTGAAACTTTACACGATTTAGttcaataa
- a CDS encoding high molecular weight rhoptry protein 3, putative translates to MPTNSFTKLFLASLCTFSVSQVWGKEYFNGVLSQKLSVLLQCNFISYYNAKAGGPNPNAFLDFVEEPEQFHWFVDNYLSVPFKVPQHLSFNNEHDFKPCLKKKWVPEFLKEYEEPDISYLAKTLDNEQRHYYKDTFGDIEPVGKYTIFEVKEFDSYCILPPLVQTNIRDKNNKEYLSFQMDKTDYQIYLEVVGSKLSSMKHLCANMEYSEKKEIVKAITEGNNENSFKLICPSYYLKLHYNKECKSKDNILSCIDDHIKNSCLNSTKDDDNPNICYYLINLFNSLRDYQIEYFHKFLTTNELNLVKPRDPWVKPLFKVYSRKDLGNPKKNILPDVFKELEPKNKIYFSFSAGISSDSNYVDNTQTNFKLSKKKSNIFVDAFQNVFSIFKRKSPSISYVSVKELSHKIGDFSFKTPKAPIKCTSVKKSLDLSIEVDIFKVAGVENICNVIEKYALTKDSDFKKASKDKKLEKLDQIHKGFHIECILISTHIEAYNLIRQYLNLENVLSLVRYTSLYLHKFFKTVTSLKTHFLYNNMNALKYARSCGAAVLHIPSVLYRRNLYVPETFLSLYLGLSNLVLSNPSSPFFEYSIMDFFTSYFNKGSKKFIYYFISVISILHINRYYYEQIYCHHNKYFEALKSKMIHPEIVNNIIEKIKSILNTSRYSKMLELYNKIEDNTLFDYNEMVKILKDFDKFAQNKDVQERAQQQIDNEEKPEIKTLEDMAKFNEEWIPKFDPTSVPYDDKDQPKPNPNIKFDENIRSDDNLTLADRDKELELELYRYIGTLNENKTASDSGSKTASDSGSKTASDSGSKTASNSGSKTASNSGSKTAFNSGSKTASNSGSKTELAFDEKVKPSDTEEIKTASKEYLNRLSTEDNNDDDETKGSYTNEEDNAPASEPYTDEDKNLL, encoded by the exons ATGCCAACAAACTCTTTTACAAAACTTTTTCTAGCTTCCCTTTGCACTTTTTCAGTTTCTCAag tttGGGGAAAGGAATATTTCAATGGAGTTTTAAGTCAAAAACTATCGGTTTTACTACAATGCAATTTCATATCTTATTATAACGCCAAAGCGGGTGGACCCAACCCAAAT GCATTTTTAGATTTCGTTGAAGAACCGGAACAATTCCATTGGTTTGttgataattatttatcGGTTCCTTTTAAGGTTCCACAACATTTGAGTTTTAATAATGAACATGACTTTAAGCcttgtttaaaaaaaaaatgggtACCTGAATTTTTAAAGGAATATGAAGAGCCCGATATAAGTTATTTAGCAAAAACTCTTGATAATGAGCAAAGACATTACTATAAAGATACATTTGGAGATATAGAACCCGTTGgtaaatatacaatttttgaAGTAAAAGAATTCGATTCATATTGTATCCTTCCTCCTTTAGtacaaacaaatataagagataaaaataataaagaatatttatcatttcaAATGGATAAAACAgattatcaaatatatttagaaGTTGTGGGTAGTAAATTATCATCTATGAAGCATTTATGTGCAAATATGGAATatagtgaaaaaaaagaaatagtAAAAGCTATAACAGAGggaaataatgaaaatagttTTAAGTTAATATGCCcttcatattatttaaaacttCATTATAATAAGGAATGCAAGTCAAaagataatattttatcatgtATAGATGATCATATTAAGAATTCATGTTTAAATTCAACTAAAGATGACGATAATCCAAATATATGTTactatttaataaatttattcaaTTCTTTAAGAGATTATCAAATTGAATATTTTCACAAATTTTTAACTacaaatgaattaaatttGGTTAAACCCAGAGATCCATGGGTAAAACCTTTATTTAAAGTTTATAGTCGAAAAGATTTGGGAAATCCCAAGAAAAACATATTACCAGATGTATTTAAAGAATTGGaaccaaaaaataaaatatatttttccttttctgCTGGAATATCTTCGGATTCTAATTATGTTGACAACACtcaaacaaattttaaattgagcaaaaaaaaatctaaCATTTTTg TTGATGCGTTTCAAAAtgttttttctatttttaaaagaaaatcgCCTTCTATCTCTTATGTTTCAG TTAAGGAATTATCACATAAAATTGGAGATTTTAGCTTTAAAACGCCTAAAGCACCAA TCAAATGTACATCTGTAAAGAAAAGTCTAGACCTTAGCATAGAAgttgatatttttaaagtGGCAGGTgtagaaaatatttgtaatgttattgaaaaatatgctTTAACTAAAGATAGTGATTTCAAAAAAGCATctaaagataaaaaattagaaaaattagATCAGATTCATAAAGGATTTCATATTGAGTGTATATTAATATCTACACATATAGAagcatataatttaattagacaatatttaaatttagaGAATGTTTTATCTTTAGTGAGATATacatcattatatttacataaattttttaagacTGTAACATCATTAAAGACAcactttttatataacaatatgaatgctttaaaatatgcaaGGTCATGTGGAGCCGCAGTTTTACATATTCCATCCGTTTTATATAGAAGGAATTTATATGTTCCAgaaacatttttatcattatatttaggGTTATCAAATTTAGTTTTATCTAACCCGTCTAGTCCGTTTTTTGAGTATTCTATAATGGATTTTTTCACATCTTATTTCAATAAAGGatctaaaaaatttatatattattttatttcagtTATTTCCATACTTCATATTAAtcgttattattatgaacaaatttattgccatcataataaatattttgaagcATTAAAATCTAAAATGATTCATCCTGAGATagttaataatattatagaaaaaattaaatcgATATTAAATACTTCACGATATTCAAAAATGCTAGAATTGTATAATAAGATTGAAGACAATACATTATTTGACTATAACGAAA TggttaaaatattaaaagacTTCGATAAGTTCGcacaaaataaagatgTACAAGAAAGGGCTCAACAACAGATTGATAATGAGGAAAAACCTGAGATAAAAACCCTTGAAGATATGGCAAAATTTAATGAAGAATGGATTCCTAAGTTTGATCCAACAAGCGTTCCTTATGATGATAAGGATCAGCCCAAACCAAATCCAAATATTAAATTcgatgaaaatataagaagTGATGATAATTTGACTTTAGCTGATAGAGATAAAGAATTGGAATTAGaattatatagatatattgGTACTCTGAATGAGAATAAAACCGCATCTGATAGTGGAAGTAAAACCGCATCTGATAGTGGAAGTAAAACCGCATCTGATAGTGGAAGTAAAACCGCATCTAATAGTGGAAGTAAAACCGCATCTAATAGTGGAAGTAAAACCGCATTTAATAGTGGAAGTAAAACCGCATCTAATAGTGGAAGTAAAACCGAGCTTGCGTTTGATGAAAAAGTCAAACCTAGTGATActgaagaaataaaaactgCATCtaaagaatatttaaacAGATTAAGTACCGaagataataatgatgatgatGAAACAAAAGGTTCTTATACTAATGAGGAAGATAACGCCCCTGCATCTGAACCTTATACCGATgaagataaaaatttattataa
- a CDS encoding autophagy-related protein 3, putative, protein MSEQLNVMHKIGDAYRKVYSYFKPITNSSSFIKNGTLTPSEFVDAGDFLTHKFKTWEWMEADDNRTVRHLPEKKQFLISRNVPCKHRIKDLNNIFHNLDIIDNEWIYPNYEEENNNADIYEYINIPDLIEKAQNKEDKIPQIEKDNDDEEVIDINNFDMENDIIKEHDPAAIDPSRLYLEAFGNDHIISIRSYDISITYDAYYETPRIWLFGYNENRHPLKSEEIFEDILSDYSYKTVTYEYHPCTGIMTASIHPCKHAEIMLNVINNWIGEGKEPRHDLYLLFLLKFISGVIPTIEYDFTTDIEIPSLVKNRKIEKTYKDKYI, encoded by the exons ATGAGTGAACAGTTAAATGTGATGCACAAAATAGGAGATGCATATCGAAAAGTTTATTCGTATTTTAAGCCAATTACAAATTCTTCATCTTTTATTAAGAACG GGACATTAACCCCATCTGAATTTGTAGATGCAGGTGACTTTTTAACTCATAAGTTTAAAACATGGGAATg GATGGAAGCGGATGACAATAGGACAGTTCGGCACCTTCCAGAGAAAAAACAATTCCTTATAAGTCGAAATGTTCCATGCAAGCATCGAATTAaagatttaaataatattttccacAATTTG gaTATTATTGACAATGAATGGATATATCCAAACtatgaagaagaaaataataatgctGATATCTATGAAT acATAAATATCCCTGATTTAATAGAAAAGGCTCAGAACAAAGAAGATAAG ATTCCTCAAATTGAAAAAGACAACGATGATGAGGAAGTTATCGACATAAATAACTTTGACATGgaaaatgatattattaaa GAACATGACCCTGCTGCTATCGACCCTTCTAGGCTTTATTTAGAAGCATTTGGAAATGAtc ATATTATAAGTATACGTTCATATGATATTAGCATAACTTATGATGCATATTATGAAACTCCCCGAATATGGTTATTTGGATATAATGAG AACAGACACCCTTTAAAATCCGAGGAAATTTTTGAAGACATATTATCGGACTATAGTTACAAAACTGTTACT tatgAATACCATCCATGTACAGGGATAATGACAGCGTCTATCCACCCTTGCAA acATGCCGAAATAATGTTAAATGTAATAAACAATTGGATAGGAGAAGGAAAGGAACCAAG acATGATTTATACTtgctttttcttttaaaatttatatcgGGAGTGATACCCACGATCGAATACGATTTTACAACGGACATTGAAATTCCAAGCTTGGTGAAAAACAggaaaatagaaaaaacatataaagataaatatatataa